From Coturnix japonica isolate 7356 chromosome 1, Coturnix japonica 2.1, whole genome shotgun sequence, the proteins below share one genomic window:
- the LOC107320010 gene encoding cell surface glycoprotein CD200 receptor 1-B-like isoform X6: MGMSQQAGHCKKPVSPMNTRAALEVVRNIAWTIVLLTSTAVTGASGINRLSVYLGDNAVMTCPNVINITMVTWKISPKTGGQCSLSYLNGHKTERTNCSDRINWRSRPEWDQALEIQQVEMADEGNYTCEVVNADGGFHHHYHLTVLVSPRMALYCDDHGNPVCEAETVKPAAEIWWVPESNSTPRADSHDNGTVTVVSRFTAHSTSGENPTCIVSHATLNETKSIACFPSHRHLIRHTAIFVGFLIIVTFVAAIYYSKLHGYRKKRNP, encoded by the exons ATGGGGATGTCACAGCAAGCTGGACACTGTAAGAAGCCTGTGTCACCCATGAACACGAGAGCAGCCTTGGAAGTGGTCAGGAACATCGCATGGACTATTGTTCTGCTCACCAGCACTGCAGTCACAGGAGCTTCAG GAATTAACAGATTGTCAGTATACCTGGGTGACAACGCGGTGATGACCTGCCCTAATGTGATAAATATAACTATGGTAACGTGGAAAATAAGCCCCAAGACTGGAGGCCAGTGCAGCTTGTCATACTTGAATGGTCACAAGACAGAAAGAACCAACTGCAGTGACAGAATAAACTGGAGATCCAGACCAGAGTGGGATCAGGCACTTGAGATACAGCAAGTAGAAATGGCTGATGAGGGAAATTACACCTGTGAAGTGGTAAATGCTGATGGGGGTTTCCACCACCACTATCACCTGACTGTGCTAG TTTCCCCAAGAATGGCTCTGTACTGCGATGACCATGGGAACCCTGTGTGCGAGGCAGAGACAGTGAAGCCAGCTGCTGAGATCTGGTGGGTCCCAGAGAGCAACTCCACACCCAGAGCAGACAGCCACGATAACGGGACAGTGACTGTTGTCAGCAGGTTCACAGCACATAGCACCAGTGGGGAGAATCCTACCTGCATTGTGTCCCATGCAACTCTGAACGAGACCAAGTCCATAGCCTGCTTCCCAT CACACAGACACCTCATACGACATACAGCCATCTTTGTTGGTTTCCTGATCATCGTCACCTTTGTAGCTGCCATTTACTATTCAAAGCTCCATGGTTACAG aaagaagaGGAACCCATGA
- the LOC107320010 gene encoding cell surface glycoprotein CD200 receptor 1-B-like isoform X3, with protein sequence MGMSQQAGHCKKPVSPMNTRAALEVVRNIAWTIVLLTSTAVTGASGINRVFANLGDSAVMTCPNVTKLTMVTWKISPKTGGWCSLAHLKGHRKERTNCSDRINWRSRPEWDQALEIRQVGMADEGNYTCEVVNFDGNFHHHYHLTVLVSPRMALYCDDHGNPVCEAETVKPAAEIWWVPESNSTPRADSHDNGTVTVVSRFTAHSTSGENPTCIVSHATLNETKSIACFPCKLPFVCSVFKFCLALCSHSCSTATDTYSEILQRQVPSQSTFVHKL encoded by the exons ATGGGGATGTCACAGCAAGCTGGACACTGTAAGAAGCCTGTGTCACCCATGAACACGAGAGCAGCCTTGGAAGTGGTCAGGAACATCGCATGGACTATTGTTCTGCTCACCAGCACTGCAGTCACAGGAGCTTCAG GAATTAATCGAGTGTTTGCAAACCTGGGTGACAGCGCTGTGATGACCTGCCCTAATGTGACAAAATTAACTATGGTAACGTGGAAAATAAGCCCCAAGACTGGAGGCTGGTGCAGCTTGGCACACTTGAAGGgtcacaggaaagaaagaaccaACTGCAGTGACAGAATAAACTGGAGATCCAGACCAGAGTGGGATCAGGCACTTGAGATACGGCAAGTAGGAATGGCTGATGAGGGAAATTACACCTGTGAAGTAGTAAATTTTGATGGGAATTTCCACCACCACTATCACCTGACTGTGCTAG TTTCCCCAAGAATGGCTCTGTACTGCGATGACCATGGGAACCCTGTGTGCGAGGCAGAGACAGTGAAGCCAGCTGCTGAGATCTGGTGGGTCCCAGAGAGCAACTCCACACCCAGAGCAGACAGCCACGATAACGGGACAGTGACTGTTGTCAGCAGGTTCACAGCACATAGCACCAGTGGGGAGAATCCTACCTGCATTGTGTCCCATGCAACTCTGAACGAGACCAAGTCCATAGCCTGCTTCCCATGTAAGCTTCCCTTTGTGTGCTCAGTGTTCAAGTTCTGTTTAGCCCTCTGTTCACATTCTTGCTCTACAGCTACAGACACCTACAGTGAAATTCTACAAAGACAAGTGCCATCCCAGAGCACTTTTGTTCATAAACTTTGA
- the TAF13 gene encoding transcription initiation factor TFIID subunit 13 encodes MADEEEDAPFEEDSEEAGGGLDGGQGKRKRLFSKELRCMMYGFGDDQNPYTESVDILEDLVIEFITEMTHKAMSIGRQGRVQVEDIVFLIRKDPRKFARVKDLLTMNEELKRARKAFDEANYGS; translated from the exons ATGGCGGACGAGGAGGAGGACGCGCCG TTCGAGGAGGACTCCGAGGAAGCCGGCGGCGGTTTGGACGGCGGGCAGGGCAAGAGGAAGAGGCTTTTCTCTAAAGAAC TAAGATGCATGATGTACGGATTTGGAGATGACCAGAACCCTTACACGGAATCTGTGGATATTCTTGAGGACCTGGTGATAGAATTTATCACTGAAATG ACACACAAAGCCATGTCAATTGGACGGCAGGGCCGTGTACAGGTTGAGGACATTGTCTTCCTAATCCGCAAGGACCCCCGGAAGTTTGCCAGAGTTAAAGACCTTCTGACTatgaatgaagaactgaaacGTGCCAGAAAGGCCTTTGATGAAGCAAACTATGGATCTTGA
- the LOC107319995 gene encoding cell surface glycoprotein CD200 receptor 1-B-like isoform X2, with protein MGISQQAGHCKKPASPMNTRAALEVVRNIAWTIVLLTSTAVTGASGINRLSAYLGDSAVMTCPNVTDITMVTWEISPKIGGQCSLAYLNSNKTLRTTCSDRINWRSRPDWDQTLEIQQVGMADEGNYSCEVVNADGGFHHQYHLTVLVSPRMALYCDDHGNPVCEAETVKPAAEIWWVPESDSTPRADSHDNGTVTVVSRFTAHSTSGKNRTCIVSHATLNETKSIACFP; from the exons ATGGGGATCTCACAGCAAGCTGGACACTGCAAGAAGCCTGCGTCACCCATGAACACGAGAGCTGCCTTGGAAGTGGTCAGGAACATCGCATGGACTATTGTTCTGCTCACCAGCACTGCAGTCACAGGAGCTTCAG GAATTAACAGACTGTCAGCATACCTGGGTGACAGCGCTGTGATGACCTGCCCTAATGTGACAGATATAACTATGGTAACATGGGAAATAAGCCCTAAGATTGGAGGCCAGTGCAGCTTAGCATACTTGAACAGTAACAAGACATTAAGAACCACTTGCAGCGACAGAATAAACTGGAGATCCAGACCGGACTGGGATCAGACACTTGAGATACAGCAAGTAGGAATGGCTGATGAGGGAAATTACAGCTGTGAAGTGGTAAATGCTGATGGGGGTTTCCACCACCAGTATCACCTGACTGTGCTAG TTTCCCCAAGAATGGCTCTGTACTGCGATGACCACGGGAACCCTGTGTGCGAGGCAGAGACAGTGAAGCCAGCTGCTGAGATCTGGTGGGTCCCAGAGAGCGACTCCACACCCAGAGCAGACAGCCACGATAACGGGACAGTGACTGTTGTCAGCAGGTTCACAGCACATAGCACCAGTGGGAAGAATCGTACCTGCATTGTGTCTCATGCAACTCTGAACGAGACCAAGTCCATAGCCTGCTTCCCAT aa
- the LOC107320010 gene encoding cell surface glycoprotein CD200 receptor 1-B-like isoform X5 → MGMSQQAGHCKKPVSPMNTRAALEVVRNIAWTIVLLTSTAVTGASGINRVFANLGDSAVMTCPNVTKLTMVTWKISPKTGGWCSLAHLKGHRKERTNCSDRINWRSRPEWDQALEIRQVGMADEGNYTCEVVNFDGNFHHHYHLTVLVSPRMALYCDDHGNPVCEAETVKPAAEIWWVPESNSTPRADSHDNGTVTVVSRFTAHSTSGENPTCIVSHATLNETKSIACFPSHRHLIRHTAIFVGFLIIVTFVAAIYYSKLHGYRKKRNP, encoded by the exons ATGGGGATGTCACAGCAAGCTGGACACTGTAAGAAGCCTGTGTCACCCATGAACACGAGAGCAGCCTTGGAAGTGGTCAGGAACATCGCATGGACTATTGTTCTGCTCACCAGCACTGCAGTCACAGGAGCTTCAG GAATTAATCGAGTGTTTGCAAACCTGGGTGACAGCGCTGTGATGACCTGCCCTAATGTGACAAAATTAACTATGGTAACGTGGAAAATAAGCCCCAAGACTGGAGGCTGGTGCAGCTTGGCACACTTGAAGGgtcacaggaaagaaagaaccaACTGCAGTGACAGAATAAACTGGAGATCCAGACCAGAGTGGGATCAGGCACTTGAGATACGGCAAGTAGGAATGGCTGATGAGGGAAATTACACCTGTGAAGTAGTAAATTTTGATGGGAATTTCCACCACCACTATCACCTGACTGTGCTAG TTTCCCCAAGAATGGCTCTGTACTGCGATGACCATGGGAACCCTGTGTGCGAGGCAGAGACAGTGAAGCCAGCTGCTGAGATCTGGTGGGTCCCAGAGAGCAACTCCACACCCAGAGCAGACAGCCACGATAACGGGACAGTGACTGTTGTCAGCAGGTTCACAGCACATAGCACCAGTGGGGAGAATCCTACCTGCATTGTGTCCCATGCAACTCTGAACGAGACCAAGTCCATAGCCTGCTTCCCAT CACACAGACACCTCATACGACATACAGCCATCTTTGTTGGTTTCCTGATCATCGTCACCTTTGTAGCTGCCATTTACTATTCAAAGCTCCATGGTTACAG aaagaagaGGAACCCATGA
- the LOC107319995 gene encoding cell surface glycoprotein CD200 receptor 1-B-like isoform X1, which translates to MGISQQAGHCKKPASPMNTRAALEVVRNIAWTIVLLTSTAVTGASGINRLSAYLGDSAVMTCPNVTDITMVTWEISPKIGGQCSLAYLNSNKTLRTTCSDRINWRSRPDWDQTLEIQQVGMADEGNYSCEVVNADGGFHHQYHLTVLVSPRMALYCDDHGNPVCEAETVKPAAEIWWVPESDSTPRADSHDNGTVTVVSRFTAHSTSGKNRTCIVSHATLNETKSIACFPSHRHLIPHTVIFVGFLIIVTFVAVIYYLKLHG; encoded by the exons ATGGGGATCTCACAGCAAGCTGGACACTGCAAGAAGCCTGCGTCACCCATGAACACGAGAGCTGCCTTGGAAGTGGTCAGGAACATCGCATGGACTATTGTTCTGCTCACCAGCACTGCAGTCACAGGAGCTTCAG GAATTAACAGACTGTCAGCATACCTGGGTGACAGCGCTGTGATGACCTGCCCTAATGTGACAGATATAACTATGGTAACATGGGAAATAAGCCCTAAGATTGGAGGCCAGTGCAGCTTAGCATACTTGAACAGTAACAAGACATTAAGAACCACTTGCAGCGACAGAATAAACTGGAGATCCAGACCGGACTGGGATCAGACACTTGAGATACAGCAAGTAGGAATGGCTGATGAGGGAAATTACAGCTGTGAAGTGGTAAATGCTGATGGGGGTTTCCACCACCAGTATCACCTGACTGTGCTAG TTTCCCCAAGAATGGCTCTGTACTGCGATGACCACGGGAACCCTGTGTGCGAGGCAGAGACAGTGAAGCCAGCTGCTGAGATCTGGTGGGTCCCAGAGAGCGACTCCACACCCAGAGCAGACAGCCACGATAACGGGACAGTGACTGTTGTCAGCAGGTTCACAGCACATAGCACCAGTGGGAAGAATCGTACCTGCATTGTGTCTCATGCAACTCTGAACGAGACCAAGTCCATAGCCTGCTTCCCAT CACACAGACACCTCATACCACATACAGTCATCTTTGTTGGTTTCCTGATCATCGTCACCTTTGTAGCTGTCATTTACTATTTAAAGCTTCATGGTTAA
- the LOC107320010 gene encoding uncharacterized protein LOC107320010 isoform X1, protein MGMSQQAGHCKKPVSPMNTRAALEVVRNIAWTIVLLTSTAVTGASGINRVFANLGDSAVMTCPNVTKLTMVTWKISPKTGGWCSLAHLKGHRKERTNCSDRINWRSRPEWDQALEIRQVGMADEGNYTCEVVNFDGNFHHHYHLTVLERRGTHESQSISHVRSHPGLLLTQHLSTDERNSLYASVSNVRCHSQSQCQSIQADEANIHEAASVTVQKDNMQGRSHLTFVSFLFPSKATMDTITHANTQLVNNSCCIKESHSVLSTWYPTLVFKYPVLLAQINQKKVSCILTIAAFPRWLCRTEGEFEQLYYFHQKNIVFHYKNDLSPQATTTATKRTENI, encoded by the exons ATGGGGATGTCACAGCAAGCTGGACACTGTAAGAAGCCTGTGTCACCCATGAACACGAGAGCAGCCTTGGAAGTGGTCAGGAACATCGCATGGACTATTGTTCTGCTCACCAGCACTGCAGTCACAGGAGCTTCAG GAATTAATCGAGTGTTTGCAAACCTGGGTGACAGCGCTGTGATGACCTGCCCTAATGTGACAAAATTAACTATGGTAACGTGGAAAATAAGCCCCAAGACTGGAGGCTGGTGCAGCTTGGCACACTTGAAGGgtcacaggaaagaaagaaccaACTGCAGTGACAGAATAAACTGGAGATCCAGACCAGAGTGGGATCAGGCACTTGAGATACGGCAAGTAGGAATGGCTGATGAGGGAAATTACACCTGTGAAGTAGTAAATTTTGATGGGAATTTCCACCACCACTATCACCTGACTGTGCTAG aaagaagaGGAACCCATGAAAGCCAAAGCATATCCCATGTGCGTAGCCATCCAGGGCTACTTCTAACTCAGCACCTGAGCACAGATGAAAGAAACTCCCTGTATGCTTCAGTCAGCAATGTGAGATGCCACAGCCAATCACAGTGTCAAAGCATTCAGGCAGATGAAGCAAACATCCACGAAGCAGCCAGTGTAACTGTGCAGAAAGATAACATGCAGGGCAGATCCCACCTGACCTTtgtcagctttctttttccctctaaaGCAACCATGGACACCATCACCCATGCAAATACACAATTGGTAAATAATTCATGTTGTATAAAAGAAAGTCACTCAGTTTTAAGTACATGGTATCCTACCCTAGTATTCAAGTATCCCGTTTTACTGGCTCAGATAAATCAGAAGAAAGTTTCTTGCATACTAACAATAGCAGCTTTCCCAAGATGGTTATGCAGGACTGAAGGTGAATTTGAGCAGCTCTATTATTTTCACCAGAAGAATATtgtatttcattataaaaatgaCTTATCAccacaagcaacaacaacagcaacaaagaggACAGAGAATATTTGA
- the LOC107320010 gene encoding cell surface glycoprotein CD200 receptor 1-B-like isoform X4, with the protein MGMSQQAGHCKKPVSPMNTRAALEVVRNIAWTIVLLTSTAVTGASGINRLSVYLGDNAVMTCPNVINITMVTWKISPKTGGQCSLSYLNGHKTERTNCSDRINWRSRPEWDQALEIQQVEMADEGNYTCEVVNADGGFHHHYHLTVLVSPRMALYCDDHGNPVCEAETVKPAAEIWWVPESNSTPRADSHDNGTVTVVSRFTAHSTSGENPTCIVSHATLNETKSIACFPCKLPFVCSVFKFCLALCSHSCSTATDTYSEILQRQVPSQSTFVHKL; encoded by the exons ATGGGGATGTCACAGCAAGCTGGACACTGTAAGAAGCCTGTGTCACCCATGAACACGAGAGCAGCCTTGGAAGTGGTCAGGAACATCGCATGGACTATTGTTCTGCTCACCAGCACTGCAGTCACAGGAGCTTCAG GAATTAACAGATTGTCAGTATACCTGGGTGACAACGCGGTGATGACCTGCCCTAATGTGATAAATATAACTATGGTAACGTGGAAAATAAGCCCCAAGACTGGAGGCCAGTGCAGCTTGTCATACTTGAATGGTCACAAGACAGAAAGAACCAACTGCAGTGACAGAATAAACTGGAGATCCAGACCAGAGTGGGATCAGGCACTTGAGATACAGCAAGTAGAAATGGCTGATGAGGGAAATTACACCTGTGAAGTGGTAAATGCTGATGGGGGTTTCCACCACCACTATCACCTGACTGTGCTAG TTTCCCCAAGAATGGCTCTGTACTGCGATGACCATGGGAACCCTGTGTGCGAGGCAGAGACAGTGAAGCCAGCTGCTGAGATCTGGTGGGTCCCAGAGAGCAACTCCACACCCAGAGCAGACAGCCACGATAACGGGACAGTGACTGTTGTCAGCAGGTTCACAGCACATAGCACCAGTGGGGAGAATCCTACCTGCATTGTGTCCCATGCAACTCTGAACGAGACCAAGTCCATAGCCTGCTTCCCATGTAAGCTTCCCTTTGTGTGCTCAGTGTTCAAGTTCTGTTTAGCCCTCTGTTCACATTCTTGCTCTACAGCTACAGACACCTACAGTGAAATTCTACAAAGACAAGTGCCATCCCAGAGCACTTTTGTTCATAAACTTTGA
- the LOC107320010 gene encoding cell surface glycoprotein CD200 receptor 1-B-like isoform X7, with protein MGMSQQAGHCKKPVSPMNTRAALEVVRNIAWTIVLLTSTAVTGASGINRVFANLGDSAVMTCPNVTKLTMVTWKISPKTGGWCSLAHLKGHRKERTNCSDRINWRSRPEWDQALEIRQVGMADEGNYTCEVVNFDGNFHHHYHLTVLVSPRMALYCDDHGNPVCEAETVKPAAEIWWVPESNSTPRADSHDNGTVTVVSRFTAHSTSGENPTCIVSHATLNETKSIACFP; from the exons ATGGGGATGTCACAGCAAGCTGGACACTGTAAGAAGCCTGTGTCACCCATGAACACGAGAGCAGCCTTGGAAGTGGTCAGGAACATCGCATGGACTATTGTTCTGCTCACCAGCACTGCAGTCACAGGAGCTTCAG GAATTAATCGAGTGTTTGCAAACCTGGGTGACAGCGCTGTGATGACCTGCCCTAATGTGACAAAATTAACTATGGTAACGTGGAAAATAAGCCCCAAGACTGGAGGCTGGTGCAGCTTGGCACACTTGAAGGgtcacaggaaagaaagaaccaACTGCAGTGACAGAATAAACTGGAGATCCAGACCAGAGTGGGATCAGGCACTTGAGATACGGCAAGTAGGAATGGCTGATGAGGGAAATTACACCTGTGAAGTAGTAAATTTTGATGGGAATTTCCACCACCACTATCACCTGACTGTGCTAG TTTCCCCAAGAATGGCTCTGTACTGCGATGACCATGGGAACCCTGTGTGCGAGGCAGAGACAGTGAAGCCAGCTGCTGAGATCTGGTGGGTCCCAGAGAGCAACTCCACACCCAGAGCAGACAGCCACGATAACGGGACAGTGACTGTTGTCAGCAGGTTCACAGCACATAGCACCAGTGGGGAGAATCCTACCTGCATTGTGTCCCATGCAACTCTGAACGAGACCAAGTCCATAGCCTGCTTCCCAT aa
- the LOC107320010 gene encoding uncharacterized protein LOC107320010 isoform X2 encodes MGMSQQAGHCKKPVSPMNTRAALEVVRNIAWTIVLLTSTAVTGASGINRLSVYLGDNAVMTCPNVINITMVTWKISPKTGGQCSLSYLNGHKTERTNCSDRINWRSRPEWDQALEIQQVEMADEGNYTCEVVNADGGFHHHYHLTVLERRGTHESQSISHVRSHPGLLLTQHLSTDERNSLYASVSNVRCHSQSQCQSIQADEANIHEAASVTVQKDNMQGRSHLTFVSFLFPSKATMDTITHANTQLVNNSCCIKESHSVLSTWYPTLVFKYPVLLAQINQKKVSCILTIAAFPRWLCRTEGEFEQLYYFHQKNIVFHYKNDLSPQATTTATKRTENI; translated from the exons ATGGGGATGTCACAGCAAGCTGGACACTGTAAGAAGCCTGTGTCACCCATGAACACGAGAGCAGCCTTGGAAGTGGTCAGGAACATCGCATGGACTATTGTTCTGCTCACCAGCACTGCAGTCACAGGAGCTTCAG GAATTAACAGATTGTCAGTATACCTGGGTGACAACGCGGTGATGACCTGCCCTAATGTGATAAATATAACTATGGTAACGTGGAAAATAAGCCCCAAGACTGGAGGCCAGTGCAGCTTGTCATACTTGAATGGTCACAAGACAGAAAGAACCAACTGCAGTGACAGAATAAACTGGAGATCCAGACCAGAGTGGGATCAGGCACTTGAGATACAGCAAGTAGAAATGGCTGATGAGGGAAATTACACCTGTGAAGTGGTAAATGCTGATGGGGGTTTCCACCACCACTATCACCTGACTGTGCTAG aaagaagaGGAACCCATGAAAGCCAAAGCATATCCCATGTGCGTAGCCATCCAGGGCTACTTCTAACTCAGCACCTGAGCACAGATGAAAGAAACTCCCTGTATGCTTCAGTCAGCAATGTGAGATGCCACAGCCAATCACAGTGTCAAAGCATTCAGGCAGATGAAGCAAACATCCACGAAGCAGCCAGTGTAACTGTGCAGAAAGATAACATGCAGGGCAGATCCCACCTGACCTTtgtcagctttctttttccctctaaaGCAACCATGGACACCATCACCCATGCAAATACACAATTGGTAAATAATTCATGTTGTATAAAAGAAAGTCACTCAGTTTTAAGTACATGGTATCCTACCCTAGTATTCAAGTATCCCGTTTTACTGGCTCAGATAAATCAGAAGAAAGTTTCTTGCATACTAACAATAGCAGCTTTCCCAAGATGGTTATGCAGGACTGAAGGTGAATTTGAGCAGCTCTATTATTTTCACCAGAAGAATATtgtatttcattataaaaatgaCTTATCAccacaagcaacaacaacagcaacaaagaggACAGAGAATATTTGA
- the GTPBP8 gene encoding GTP-binding protein 8 encodes MLLLRAARSRAGARPGRGFPPPLAALSQVLKLERNRRDGIMFPLQRLARNLAPGAEEAAFNLFQPGLNALQRAEVLFTSGRGHNIDYVSSAVRMEHAPQPALPEVCFIGRSNVGKSSLIRALFSLAPDVEVRVSKTPGHTKKMNFFNIGKYFTSVDMPGYGYRAPEDFVDMVEAYLQERRNLKRTFLLVDAVVGIQSTDLIAVEMLEEFGIPYVMVLTKIDRASRGLLLKNVLGIQEFVKEKTQGCFPQLFLVSSVEFSGVHLLRCFVAHVTGNLPSVESS; translated from the exons ATGCTGCTGCTGCGGGCGGCTCGGAGCCGGGCCGGGGCTCGGCCGGGTCGTGGTTTTCCTCCACCGCTAGCCGCCCTCTCGCAGGTCTTGAAGCTGGAGCGGAACCGCCGTGACGGCATCATGTTCCCGTTGCAGCGGTTAGCCCGCAACCTGGCTCCCGGCGCCGAGGAGGCGGCCTTCAATCTGTTCCAGCCCGGGCTGAACGCGCTGCAGCGCGCAGAGGTGCTCTTCACCTCCGGCCGCGGCCACAACATCGACTACGTGAGCTCCGCCGTCCGCATGGAGCACGCCCCGCAGCCCGCTCTGCCCGAG GTGTGCTTCATCGGCCGGAGCAACGTGGGCAAGTCGTCGTTAATCCGGGCCTTGTTTTCGTTGGCTCCAGACGTGGAGGTCAGAGTGTCGAAAACTCCA GGCCACACAAAGAAGATGAATTTCTTCAACATAGGGAAGTACTTCACTTCGGTGGATATGCCAGGGTACGGCTACCGTGCCCCAGAAGACTTTGTGGATATGGTGGAGGCTTATCTGCAGGAGCGACGCAA CTTGAAGAGGACTTTTCTATTAGTTGATGCTGTGGTAGGAATCCAGAGCACGGATCTTATTGCAGTAGAGATGCTGGAGGAGTTTGGGATTCCTTATGTG ATGGTGTTAACAAAAATTGACCGAGCTTCCAGGGGACTGTTGTTAAAGAATGTTCTGGGGATCCAGGAGTTTGTAAAGGAGAAAACCCAGGGATGCTTTCCTCAGCTATTCCTGGTCAG TTCTGTGGAGTTTTCGGGAGTCCACTTGCTAAGGTGTTTTGTAGCCCATGTTACTGGAAACCTGCCTAGTGTAGAGTCCAGTTGA